In one Paramisgurnus dabryanus chromosome 21, PD_genome_1.1, whole genome shotgun sequence genomic region, the following are encoded:
- the LOC135750305 gene encoding interferon-induced very large GTPase 1-like — MASSSVSMRRSPPLERPNMSEDDPLPKLNVVLCGSDSRLKSSVLNLILNQSKRRSEPEDEEMISSDCVSLNGEVCGHLMTLVKLPALFNHRLSDEEIMRQALSCVSLCDPGVHVFLFIIDDDPLTDEDKAETEKIQRIFSSRINNHTMVLIIQKSENRTAEINEEMKSVVESFGGSHEFLSINTQVFMLMEKLMQMMEENSRSFYSTETFWDAQLEKLLKLEKIKKKIQTQDARDGSDDVRIVLLGKTGAGKSATGNTILGRKAFKSVTSQGSITKECQRETADVNSRCITVIDTPGLFDTELSQEEIQREMTNCISMILPGPHVFIIVLSLAQRFTKEEEESVKIIQETFGENSLMYTIVLFTREEELEDETIEEYLGTRKSPLKNLIEQCGNRYHVFNNNETEDHTQVSVLLEKIDDMVKANGGSYYSSKIFREMEREKQEQQIKILMERIEQLSREKEEERERMKKMMEEEKLKYKRVRKKKEEEFIEKEERYKREMKEQEKQMQDEMRRERETLKNEMKETNKENKDLQITYTTQIDKLMNTIETERQNHERERKRSEDELRETEERYKREIMEQKRQIEDEMRRERETLKIEIEEIKKEKKDLQITYDKQLMNTRENERQNHERERKRREDEFRETEERYKREIMEQKRQMEDEMRRERETLKIEIEEIKKEKKDLQITYDKQLMNTRENERQNHERERKRREDEFRETEDRYKREIMEQKRQMEDKKKIEQERYEREKKDEILRKEEEDQKREEKEQMMLDQYEKIKKEKERTEREREDLQLKHNTEIERMKKMIEEEREKHEREKKDREEKYKEKMKEIETKTQEQQQLKRKLEETQKQMQDDERRREEEKQNWREKQKILEKMIQNEKHLREEERKIYEDKIHLIEQQCKDKLLRVKSEESEEDRRREIERIKISCSQTDSSHLIVESKISKQLEKLFSRLNLTNRHQDKLRTEDFLKITESSLQSQEPQKETELVNSFLLKLFNLNYRARETHIKHREDQQTPANYNPEVDFDIHVMDVQMAVFHCAESFLKQLMVTKLSQCQFALPLLVPHPFTQQIEFPLWTFRQINKSWKMRNNDNEIISKVQPVYKAETPMVSFFRFGSLSSSKSQLINSLINEKHNTFFHRNCSGSSRTRLLMDGVVEIAWYYPSGKNTDQFTDCVAFCNLHGDAGDHEKQYEIITSMSSVNVLFLSDFGQKNQDKSLVKSLFRSSQPLICLLTDNDCNKTKQTDGKFIFGLLNKNQSDLSNEIRETIRLSLKKHNKTFKLEDVAKHTGIQVDENNEECQRGKEAALQMMRSLHDKDPSTFKETNLPCQGKLWHDWCKINKELRYLRGENLEEDKSTKLNLMRKIREKQMAQGSSAFIKRFSEELRSLKTNEKKYFLTWMINLLDDFTSKKLCELREEYDVTWNKVFALQKMQDKQDQLQIKQTELKKISEQINKTMFGLEDIVREVGQIYESWSSVKINSFSDLPSLAAEMMISGFPLELMDGDAAHVPLIWIKAVLDQILQKLGDLRVFVLSVLEIQSSGKSTLLNAMFGLQFSVSAGRCTRGAFMQLIRVSEEMKQQLKFDFILVVDTEGLHAPELGGRSTRNHDNELATFVVGFGNLTLINIFGENPSEMQEILQIVVQAFMRMKTVRLNPSCMFVHQNVSDLTAGEKNMEGRRRLQETLDEMTKLAAKEEVCDAEYFSDVIAFDVQKDVKYFSQLWEGSPPMAPPNPNYCENVLDLKKSILTHASESDGIMLSHLRGRIEDLWEALMNEQFVFSFRNSLEIATYRRIETEYKKWSWSLRSAMLEIENKLHNKIENEAVHEVEETDLQRELNGKSKEVKKSMSEFFEKDRDAGILIQWKASFEIKIKELQENIVRETKKKLNQVLQQREIKKKIDAQRTQHENSLFQKSKDLAMKLKDKANDENIMKKEFDSFFKEQMDEIIRETPPVTNINILKDVTDLLRNTYEILSVDYKKISSEYINMLSVPSYSDYVELKRSSGAMGPLKNVYKGVKMRFGFGFVLSKEDEVQIRTLINEIADHTDKMIQSYNIAKMGYNISCIPQLIDYIKTQLSDHEEETKVRYVFKREFFRDLVVCICQRANKTITHQHRLFREANDPVLYFNMKREEYYRIFQKYCQEATSVQGFF; from the exons ATGGCGTCGAGTTCAG TTAGCATGCGGCGTAGTCCACCTCTTGAGCGCCCTAACA tGTCAGAGGATGATCCTTTGCCAAAGCTGAATGTTGTTCTGTGTGGAAGTGACAGCAGATTAAAATCTTCAGTATTAAACCTGATCCTGAATCAGAGTAAGAGAAGATCAGAGCCAGAAGATGAAGAGATGATAAGCTCAGATTGTGTGAGTTTGAATGGTGAGGTGTGTGGACATCTGATGACTCTGGTGAAGCTTCCAGCTCTGTTTAACCATCGACTCTCAGATGAAGAAATAATGCGTCAGGCTCTCAGCTGTGTGTCTCTCTGTGATCCTGGAGTTCATGTGTTTCTCTTCATTATTGATGATGATCCACTGACTGATGAAGATAAAGCAGAAACAGAGAAGATTCAGAGAATATTCAGCTCAAGAATCAACAATCACACCATGGTCCTTATAATCCAGAAATCAGAGAACAGAacagcagaaataaatgaaGAAATGAAGTCTGTGGTTGAGAGTTTTGGAGGAAGCCATGAGTTTCTCTCTATTAACACACAAGTGTTCATGTTGATGGAGAAACTGATGCAGATGATGGAAGAAAACAGCAGAAGCTTTTACTCCACAGAAACATTTTGGGATGCACAGCTGGAGAAACTTCTGAAACTTGAAAAGATAAAGAAGAAGATTCAGACACAAG aTGCTAGAGATGGTTCAGATGATGTGAGGATTGTCCTGCTGGGAAAAACTGGAGCTGGGAAAAGTGCAACAGGAAACACAATCTTAGGGAGAAAAGCATTTAAATCAGTCACATCACAAGGGTCCATTACTAAAGAGTGTCAGAGAGAAACAGCTGACGTTAACAGCAGATGCATCACTGTGATTGATACTCCAGGACTGTTTGATACTGAACTGAGTCAGGAAGAGATTCAAAGAGAAATGACCAACTGTATCTCAATGATACTGCCAGGACCTCATGTGTTTATTATTGTACTGAGTTTAGCACAACGCTTCACAAAAGAAGAGGAAGAATCAGTGAAGATCATTCAAGAGACTTTTGGTGAAAACTCTTTAATGTACACCATTGTGCTCTTCACCAGAGAAGAGGAGCTTGAAGATGAAACCATTGAAGAGTACCTGGGAACCCGCAAATCTCCTTTAAAGAACCTCATTGAACAGTGTGGAAACAGATATCATGTGTTTAATAATAATGAGACTGAAGATCACACACAAGTTTCTGTCTTACTGGAGAAAATAGACGACATGGTGAAAGCAAATGGAGGGAGTTATTACTCATCTAAAATATTCAGAGAGATGGAGCGAGAAAAACAAGAACAACAAATAAAGATACTGATGGAGAGAATTGAACAACTGAGCAGAGAGaaagaagaggagagagagagaatgaaaaAGATGATGGAGGAAGAAAAACTGAAATATAAAAGAGTGAGGAAGAAAAAAGAAGAGGAATTTATAGAGAAAGAAGAAAGATATAAAAGAGAAATGAAGGAGCAAGAAAAACAGATGCAAGATGAGATGAGAAGAGAACGAGAgacattaaaaaatgaaatgaaggaaacaaacaaagaaaacaaagatctcCAGATAACATATACGACACAAATAGACAAACTGATGAATACAATAGAGACTGAACGACAAAATcatgaaagagagagaaagagaagtgAAGATGAGTTAAGAGAGACAGAAGAAAGATATAAAAGAGAAATAATGGAGCAAAAGAGACAGATTGAAGATGAGAtgagaagagaaagagagacattaAAAATCGAAATTgaggaaataaaaaaagaaaagaaagatctCCAGATAACATATGACAAACAACTCATGAATACACGAGAGAATGAACGACAGaatcatgagagagagagaaagagaagagaAGATGAGTTTAGGGAGACAGAAGAAAGATATAAAAGAGAAATAATGGAGCAAAAGAGACAGATGGAAGATGAGAtgagaagagaaagagagacattaAAAATCGAAATTgaggaaataaaaaaagaaaagaaagatctCCAGATAACATATGACAAACAACTCATGAATACACGAGAGAATGAACGACAGaatcatgagagagagagaaagagaagagaAGATGAGTTTAGGGAGACAGAAGACAGATATAAAAGAGAAATAATGGAGCAAAAGAGACAAATGGAAGATAAGAAGAAAATAGAACAAGAAAGatatgagagagagaaaaaagatGAAATACTGAGAAAAGAAGAAGAGGATCAGAAAAGAGAAGAGAAAGAACAAATGATGTTGGACCAGtatgagaaaataaaaaaagagaaagagaggacagaaagagaaagagaagacCTTCAGttaaaacacaacacagagATAGAGAGAATGAAGAAGATGAtagaggaagaaagagagaaacaTGAGCGAGAGAAGAAAGACAGAGaagaaaaatacaaagaaaagaTGAAAGAAATAGAGACTAAAACCCAAGAACAACAGCAACTAAAGAGAAAACTTGAGGAAACACAGAAACAGATGCAAGATGATGAAAGGAGGAGAGAGGAAGAGAAACAAAACTGGAGAGAAAAACAGAAGATCCTTGAAAAAATGATCCAGAATGAGAAACATCTGAgagaagaagaaagaaagatttATGAAGATAAAATTCATCTGATTGAACAACAGTGTAAAGATAAACTCCTGAGAGTAAAATCAGAGGAGTCTGAAGAAGACAGAAGAAGAGAAATAGAGAGAATTAAAATCTCCTGCTCTCAAACAGACTCAAGTCATCTG ATAGTTGAATCAAAAATCAGCAAACAGCTTGAAAAACTCTTCAGTAGGTTAAATTTAACAAACAGACATCAAGATAAACTGAGAACAGAAGATTTTCTTAAAATCACAGAATCTTCACTTCAGTCTCAAGAGCCACAGAAAGAAACTGAACTTGTGAACTCATTCCTACTAAAACTGTTTAACTTGAACTACAGAGCAAGAGAAACTCACATAAAACACAGAGAAGATCAACAAACACCTGCAAACTACAACCCTGAAGTTGACTTTGATATTCATGTGATGGATGTTCAGATGGCTGTGTTTCATTGTGCTGAGAGTTTcctaaagcagctgatggtcACTAAACTCTCACAGTGTCAGTTTGCTCTTCCTCTTCTTGTTCCTCATCCATTCACACAACAGATTGAGTTTCCTCTCTGGACATTCAGACAAATCAACAAGAGCTGGAAGATGAGAAATAATGACAATGAGATCATCAGTAAAGTCCAGCCTGTGTACAAAGCAGAAACTCCAATGGTGTCGTTCTTCAGGTTTGGCTCTTTGTCTTCATCAAAGTCTCAGCTGATAAACAGTTTGATCAATGAGAAACACAACACGTTCTTCCACAGAAACTGCTCAGGAAGCAGCAGAACCAGACTACTGATGGATGGAGTGGTGGAGATCGCCTGGTACTATCCATctggaaaaaacacagatcaatTTACTGACTGTGTTGCCTTCTGTAATCTTCATGGTGATGCAGGAGACCATGAGAAACAATATGAGATTATAACCAGTATGTCTTCAGTCAATGTCCTCTTCTTATCTGATTTTGGACAGAAGAACCAGGATAAGAGTTTAGTGAAGTCACTCTTCAGATCTTCTCAGCCTCTTATTTGTCTCCTCACAGACAATGACTGTAATAAAACTAAACAGACAGATGGAAAATTCATCTTTGGTCTTTTGAACAAAAATCAATCTGATCTATCTAATGAGATAAGAGAAACAATCAGATTGAGTCTGAAAAAGCACAACAAGACTTTTAAACTGGAAGATGTGGCCAAACACACAGGAATTCAGGTAGATGAGAATAATGAAGAGTGTCAGAGAGGGAAAGAGGCGGCGCTCCAGATGATGAGATCACTGCATGATAAAGATCCATCaacatttaaagaaacaaatcTGCCCTGTCAGGGGAAACTGTGGCACGACTGgtgtaaaataaacaaagagcTTCGTTATCTAAGAGGAGAAAATCTAGAAGAAGATAAAAGCACCAAACTGAATCTCATGAGAAAAATAAGAGAAAAACAAATGGCACAAGGATCGAGTGCGTTTATAAAGAGGTTTTCTGAAGAACTCCGATCACTGAAAACCAACGAGAAAAAGTATTTTCTCACATGGATGATAAATCTGTTGGATGACTTTACTTCTAAAAAGCTTTGTGAACTTCGCGAGGAGTATGATGTGACATGGAATAAAGTGTTTGCTTTGCAAAAAATGCAAGATAAACAAGACCAACTGCAGATTAAACAAACAGAGCTCAAGAAAATATCAGAACAAATCAATAAAACAATGTTTGGTTTGGAGGACATTGTGAGAGAGGTTGGTCAGATCTATGAATCATGGTCATCTGTAAAGATAAACAGTTTCTCTGATCTCCCGAGTCTTGCAGCAGAGATGATGATCTCTGGATTTCCACTGGAGCTGATGGATGGAGATGCTGCTCATGTTCCTCTCATCTGGATTAAAGCTGTTTTAGATCAAATCCTCCAGAAACTGGGAGATCTGAGAGTTTTTGTGCTGTCAGTTTTAGAGATTCAGAGCTCTGGTAAATCCACTTTACTCAATGCCATGTTTGGTCTTCAGTTTTCTGTCAGTGCTGGTCGATGTACCAGAGGAGCTTTCATGCAGCTGATCAGAGTATCAGAGGAGATGAAACAACAGCTGAAGTTTGATTTTATTCTGGTTGTTGATACTGAGGGTCTTCATGCACCAGAACTCGGTGGAAGATCAACAAGAAATCATGATAATGAATTGGCCACATTTGTTGTTGGTTTTGGAAATCTGACATTGATCAACATCTTTGGAGAAAACCCATCTGAGATGCAGGAAATTCTCCAGATTGTTGTCCAGGCCTTCATGAGGATGAAAACGGTCAGACTGAATCCCAGCTGTATGTTTGTACATCAGAACGTTTCAGACCTCACAGCTGGAGAGAAAAACATGGAGGGAAGAAGACGACTGCAGGAGACACTGGATGAGATGACAAAACTTGCTGCTAAAGAAGAAGTCTGTGATGCAGAATATTTCAGTGACGTCATTGCATTTGATGTACAGAAAGATGTGAAATATTTTTCACAGCTGTGGGAGGGAAGCCCACCAATGGCGCCACCAAACCCAAACTACTGTGAGAATGTTTTGGATctgaaaaaatctattttaacaCATGCTTCAGAATCAGATGGTATAATGCTGTCACATCTAAGAGGACGTATTGAAGATCTCTGGGAGGCTTTGATGAATGAACAGTTTGTGTTCAGCTTTAGAAATTCACTGGAAATCGCAACTTACAGGAGAATAGAGACAGAATACAAAAAGTGGAGCTGGAGTCTTCGAAGTGCAATGCTGGAAATtgaaaacaaactacacaacAAAATAGAAAATGAAGCAGTTCATGAAGTTGAGGAAACCGATCTTCAAAGAGAACTTAATGGAAAAAGTAAAGAAGTGAAAAAGTCAATGTCTGAATTCTTTGAGAAAGACAGAGATGCAGGAATACTGATTCAGTGGAAAGcttcatttgaaataaaaattaaagAACTTCAGGAAAACATTGTGAGGGAGACAAAGAAGAAATTAAATCAGGTTCTTCAGCAGCGAGAGATTAAGAAAAAGATTGATGCTCAGAGGACACAACATGAAAACAGTCTGTTTCAAAAGAGCAAAGATCTTGCCATGAAACTAAAGGACAAAGCAAATGATGAAAATATCATGAAAAAAGAGTTTGATTCCTTTTTTAAAGAGCAGATGGATGAAATCATCAGAGAGACTCCTCCAGTTACGAATATCAACATATTAAAGGATGTGACAGATCTCCTCAGAAACACCTATGAAATTCTCTCTGTAGACTATAAGAAAATCAGCAGTGAGTACATTAATATGCTCTCAGTGCCAAGCTATTCAGATTATGTGGAGTTAAAGAGATCCAGTGGAGCTATGGGACCTTTAAAAAATGTCTACAAAGGAGTTAAAATGAGATTTGGCTTTGGCTTTGTTTTATCTAAAGAGGATGAAGTTCAGATAAGAACTTTAATCAATGAAATTGCAGATCACACAGATAAAATGATTCAGTCATATAACATTGCAAAGATGGGCTACAACATCAGCTGCATTCCACAACTCATAGATTACATAAAGACACAATTATCAGATCATGAGGAAGAGACAAAAGTGAGATATGTGTTCAAGAGAGAATTCTTCAGAGATTTGGTTGTTTGTATTTGTCAGAGAGCAAACAAGACAATTACTCATCAACACAGATTATTCAGAGAAGCAAATGATCCTGTTCtgtattttaacatgaaaaGAGAAGAGTACTACAGGATTTTCCAGAAATACTGTCAAGAAGCAACATCAGttcaaggttttttttaa